CATACGCCGGCTGCGCCACACCAGCCGCAGCAAGATGCTGAAGGCTTACCTGGGCTAGGGATCACTAGCAGCAGAGCCCCCCTCAAAAGGGATTTGTACCGAACTTTCAGCAGTGAGCAGGTTCGCATAAAGAGCCTGCTCACTCTGTGTTGTTTGGCCCTTTGCAAATAACCCCCAGGTAGTACCCTGGTCTCCAGCTCATCGAAACCTGATTTCATCAACAACTCCATGAATAAGGAGTGGGTATTCGCTGTGCACGGGAGCTGCCAGTTACAGCACCATACTCCTCCGAGGAAGGCACAGGTAGTACGTTAGTACGTACGTATCACCCACCTTTCGGGCAGAACACCACACGCCTGGCAAACCCCTGAGTGCGCAAATACCTACCAGGCCAACAGCTCGCCCAGCCGGGCCGCTACTTTTTCGGCACTGGGCAGATAGGCGGCTTCCAAGCCCGAGTTAAGCGGAATGGCGGGGGTATTCTCGCTACCTACCAGCTGCACAGGGGCATCCAGGCGGGTAAAGAACCGGGTAGCAATACGGCCCGTAAGGGCTTCGGCAAAGCTGTTGGGGGCTGGCTCTTCAGTTACCACCATCACCTTGCCATGCCGCAGCACCACCTCAGTTATCAGCGGCCAGTCTAGCGGTTCCAGCGAGCGTAGGTCTACGATCTCTACCTGGCCCGGGTACTGCAGGCTCGCATTCAGGGCCCAGTGCACACCCATTCCCCAGGTTACTACAGCACAGGTATCCCCCTCCGCCAGCTTTTGGGGGTCGGCAGCCTGGGCTACCCGCCCCTTGCCCAGCGGCACCACATAGTCTCGGTCTGGCTCGGGGGTCATGGCGGCCTTGGTGCCAGGCACCTTGCTCCAGTACAGGCCCTTGTGCTCTAGTAGCACCACGGGATTGGGATCGTAAAATGCGGCCTTAAAGAGGCCCTTCATATCTGCCGCATTGCTGGGGTAGGCAATCTTCACCCCCCGGATGTTGGCAATCACGCTCTCTAGGCTGCTGCTGTGAAAGGGCCCGCCACTGCCATAGGCGCCCAGTGGCACGCGTATCAGGCTCTGGGCATTCCACTTTCCGTTGCTCAGGTAGTAGCTGCGGCTCAGCTCGGCAAACAGCTGGTTCAGCCCAGGCCATATATAGTCCATAAACTGAACCTCCACCACAGGCTTGGCACCCACAGCACTCATCCCCACGGTGGAGCCTATGATGTAGGCCTCCTGAATGGGTGTGTTGAACACGCGGTCTCGCCCAAACTTCTGGGCTAGCGTGGCAGCCTCGCGAAAAACGCCACCCAGCCGGTGGCCCACATCCTGGCCATATAGCAGGCTCTCGGGCACATCCTCCAGTATCTCCTGCATGGCGTGCAGCGCGGCATCCACCATCACCACCTTTTCGGCCCCGGCAGGCTCGCGTGTTCCCTTCTCCGTGTGGATGGGTGTGGGGGCGTAGATGTGTGTAAAAAGCTCTGTTGGCTCGGCAGCGGCCCGTGCTTTCTCAAAGGCGGCACGCACCTCGGCAAAGGCTTCTTCGGCCAGCTGGTCCAGCTCGGCCACAGGCACACCCGAGCCCAGTAGTGCCTGCCTAAACCGGGGATAGGGGTCTTGGCTCGCGGCCTCGCTCCACTCCTCCGCCTCGCGGTACCACTCACTGCGCACCCCGCTGGTGTGGTGGCCCAGCAGGGGCACATTGGCCTGTACCAAAAAGGGGCGCCGCTCTTTGCGGATCAGCCCAATCACCTCGGCCAGCAGCTGGTAGCTGGCCTCAAAGTCTGCCCCGTCTACACGGCGGGTCTCCAGCCCCGGGAAGCCCTGCGCAAAACGGACGGCATCCATAGCCCGCATCTCGTCGCCACTGGCACTTATGCCCCAGTTGTTGTCTTGCACCAGGTAGAGGATGGGCAGCTGGTGCAGGATGGCCATCTGCATGGCCTCACTTACCTCGCCCTCGGTCATGGCCCCGTCTCCTATGCTGCACACCACCACAGGGGGGGTACTAGCATCCCAGCTGGCAGCGCCCTGCTGCTCCAGGTACTTGATGCCATGGGCGGCACCGGTGGCAGGGATGGCCTGCATGCCCGTAGCACTGCTCTGGTGGGGTATTTTGGGCCGATCCGCATCGCGCAGGCTGGGGTGCGCATAGTAGGTGCGCCCACCGCTAAAGGGGTCGTCGCGCTTGGCCAGCAGCTGTAGCATCAGCTCGTAGGGGGTTTTGCCTATGCCCAGCAGGATGCTCTCATCCCGATAGTAGGGGTACACAAAGTCGTGGGCCGCTAGCAGATAGGCACAGGCTAGCTGGATGGCCTCGTGCCCGCGGCTGGTGCTGTGCACATAGTGGGCCACGGCCCGGTTTTGGTCATACACCCGCGCCATTTCCTGCACATAGCTCATATGCTTCCAGGCGCGGAGGAGGGTTTCGCGGGGGATAGACACGGCTTGGAGACTAGACTGTGGCATGGGCTGGATAGGTTATCAGCTACGAAACTAACGATTGTTAGGTTTCGGGGCAAGCCGATGCGTAACGATCACCTTGACCAGGTGTAGCAGCGTGCACCGAAGAAAAAGCAAAAAACATCCGCCCAAAATTCACGATCCCCCTGGCGCGACTGTCTAAGCAGGATAATAACCCTAAAAAAATATCCATGAAAAAAATGATTCTCACCACCACACTCATTGCTGGCGGCCTGGGTGCTGCCTGGGCACAGCCACACCCGCAGGGCCAGGCACAGGCAAACAAGCCGGTTATCCTGATCATCCATGGCTTTCCGGGCAATGCCAGCGACTGGGAAGAAACAGCAGCGGCCCTATCCACACACTACCGCGTCCTTCTGCCCGACTTAGCCGGATTTGGTAAGCAGGAAGCCAGGGGGCTTAGCTTCGAACAGCTGTGGGTGGATAGCCAAGCCCAGAAACTGAAAAACCTGCTCGAGCAAGAGCAAGTAGAAAACCTGTACGTGCTGGCCCATGACTATGGCGTGCCGGTGGCTATCTCGCTTAGAGCCCTTATACCCAACCGGATACAGAAAATGGTGCTAACCGCAGGCAACCTCCTGAGCGCCCCCCCGCTGAACCTGATGATGAAAGCAACCAGCAAGCCCCTGGTGGGTGGGCCAGCCAGGGCACTCTTGTTTTCCGCCTTTTCAAACAACGCCATGCGCAAAATGGGCACCCGAAAGGGCAAACACTATCCCGTGAAGAACACTGCCCTGGAGCGCCAGGCCATCAAAACCATTTTTGGTACTGCCCTGGGAGACATGAAAGGCTATTTTATGCCCATAGAGCAGCAGGCCAGAAAGACAGACATTCCGGTACTGCTAATCTGGGGAGAAAAAGACCCCTTTTTCCCGATTGAGCACACACAGCGGATGCAGGCAGCACTACCCCAGGCGGACCTTACCACCTATGCCGGCGTGGGCCACTACTGCTACCTGGAAGAAAAAACTAAATTTACCGAGGATGTGCTAAATTTCTTTTCGAAATGACCGTACAAGAGGAACAAACACTGGTTAGGCAGGCGGTGGCGGGAAGCAAAGAGGCGGTGGAAAAGGTGGTAGTCTACCTGCAGGCCGATCTGTACAATCTATCCATTCGTTTCCTATTCGACACCGAGGAGGGAAAAGATGCCACCCAGGAGATCCTTATCCGGCTGATAACACGGCTTAGCACGTTTGAGCACAAAAGCAGGCTCAAGACCTGGGCCTGGCGGATCGCGAAAAACTACCTGATCAACTACAAGGAAAGTCGAAAAACCGCACAAAACGGCTTCTCTTTCGAAGCCTTCTCGGCCTACCTGCAGCAAGACTCGGCCCAGGATGCGTACGCCGGGCCGGATGGGCCGCTGCTGGAGCTAGAGGTCAAGCTATCGTGCTCTACGGCCCTACTACAGTGCCTATCGCGCGAGCAGAGAATCGCCTATCTACTGGGCGAGCTGTTTGAACTGGGCAGCGAAGAGGGGGCCTATGTAACGGATACTCGTCCGGAAAACTTCAGGAAGCGACTGTCTGTAGCAAGAGAGCGGATCCGGGGATTTATGCAAGACAACTGCGGCATTGTAAATCCGGACAGGGCATGCCGCTGCCAAAAGCGCATCCAGGCCGGCCTGGATAGCCAAAGAATAAAGCCCGGAAAACTAAACTTTGTAGGTGCACTATCGCAGGAGGAAACCGTAAGGCAGGTAGAGGGCCTGGCCAGCCTGGCCGCGCTGTACCACACCCAGCCCAAATACCAGGTACCCGGCGCGCTGCAAGATGCTGTAAGGGCGCTGATAGCGAGCCGAAAGTTTGATGTACTATCCTGAGGCCCCTGATCCAAAACCTGGGCATCCAATAAAGCAAAAGGCTATCCGTTTGGATAGCCTTTCTTTCTTTCAGTTGCGGTCCGGACGGGACTCGAACCCGCGACCCCATGCGTGACAGGCATGTATTCTAACCAACTGAACTACCGGACCGTCTTGGGAGGGACAAAGGTAGACAGGATTTTGTTTGAGGCAAATACCTGACTCCAAAAAAATGAAAAAAATTAGACTGTGGATGAAGTAAGCATCCGCCTGCCGCTGTGTTTATATCTGCCCGATAGGTACGGGCGCCCGCAAGAGAAAAAAAGGCGAACTTTGCGGGCTATGAAACCGAATGCTACCCCGGTCATCTCCTCTACGGTGAATAACACCCTGATTCTGTTTTTTGTCGGGCTGTTCTTTTTCATTGCACTGGCAGCCAATGTACTGGTAGACTTTGCATCGAATAGCCTGGTGGTAAAGGTGGTGGTGAGCGATAATATGACAAAAGCCGAGGCAAATGACTTCATCCAGCGGCTGATGAAAACCAGCTATGCAGAGCGGGCACAGTTTGTAAGCAAGGAGGAAGCCCTGCAGCGCTTCAAAGACAAGGCCGACCTGGCCGAGGTAATGGGCGAGAACAACCCACTGCCCGCCACCGTGGAGCTGTATGTAAAGAAGGAGTACCTGAATGAGGCCGACATGGAGGCCATCACCAAAAAACTGGTGCAAACCCCCGAGGTGTACGACGTGTATTACCCCCGCACCATGATTAAAAACGTGGTGGAAAACCGGGCGCTCTTTCAGGTACTGGCGGGCACCGTAGGGCTGATCCTCATTGTGGTGGCGTTTTTCCTCATCATGAATACCGTTCAGCTCGGCATTTACAGCAAGCGCATGATGATACGCAGCATGCAGCTGATAGGGGCCACTTCGCGCTATATCCGCGCGCCATTTTTGCGCTCGGGCATGCTGCAGGGGCTGGTGGCGGGCACCCTGGCCAGCGCACTCATTTTCGTGCTGCTGCAGGGGCTAGCCAGCTTTATGCCGGCTGCAGCCGTGCTTATTTACCGGCCCGAGGTATTCGCACTCTATTTTTGTCTTATTTTAGCGGGCGTGCTACTTGGATGGTTTAGCAGCACGGTGGCCGTAAATCGCTTCTTAAACAAGAATCTGGACGAAATTGTATGAGTAAAAAGACGAATGGCAAAAAGCCCCAGGTGCTGAAAACCCCCATCGGACAAAAAGCCACCCCCGGCCACACAGAGAAACGCGGCCACCGGAGCCCCGCCATGCAGCACATGCCCTTTGTGCGCGAGAACTTTGTGCACCTGGGCATTGGCATCGCCCTGCTCATCATTGGCTACCTGTTCATGAGCGACGACACCTTTACAGATGCGGCCGAATTCAGCACAGCCCTGTACATAGCACCCTTCTTTACCATCGGGGGCTATGTATACATCCTCTTTGCCATCCTGCGCGGCCACCGGAAACGCATAGGAGGCAGGGGCCAGAACGAGCAGCAAGAAAACTAGACCCAGGGTATTTATGTCCGTACTTGAGGCATTCCTGCTCGGTATCCTGCAGGGACTAACCGAATTTCTGCCCGTCAGCAGCTCTGGCCACCTGGAGCTGGGCAAGGTGTGGCTGGATGTATCGAACGCCAACGACACCACCTTCACCGTAGTGGCACATGCCGGCACCGCCCTTAGCACAATCATCGTCTTCTGGGATAGGGTAAAGCAGTTGCTGCTGGCACCCTTCCACAGCCGAAAGAGCGAGAGTTTCCAGTACCTCCTGTTTGTGCTGATAGCGGCCGTACCGGTGGTGGTGCTGGGCCTGCTGGCCCGGGATGCGGTGGATGCCCTATTTAATGGCAACCTGCTGCTGGTAGGCAGCTGCCTGCTGGTTACCTCCGGCCTGCTCTTCTTTGCCAGCCGGGCCCGCGACCGGGGTGGAGAGGTCACGGGCCGCAGCGCCTGGATTATCGGCCTGGCGCAGGCCGTAGCCGTACTGCCGGGCATTAGCCGCAGCGGCGCTACCATCAGCACTGCACTCATGCTGGGCATACGGCGAGACCGAGCCGCACGCTTCAGCTTTCTCATCGTGCTCATCCCCATATTCGGGGTAATGGGGCTGGATGGCCTAAAGCTAGCCACCGGGGCCGAAACGCTGAAACTAGGCTGGGCACCCCTGCTTACTGGCTTTATTACCAGTTTCTTCGTAGGCCTGCTAGCCTGCCGCTGGATGGTGAGGATTGTGCAGCGGGGGGGGCTAGTGCCTTTTTCGCTCTACTGCCTGCTGGTAGGGCTTGTCACGCTCTATTTCGGCTTCGCAGGCTAGGGGGGGGTACATGAGCAGGACAGCCGATAAACCCGACTACGCCGCCGGTGCAGTCATCCTGATAGACAAACCCACGGGCTGGACCAGTTTCGACGTAGTGGCCAAGCTGCGCAATGGACTGAAGGTAAAAAAGATTGGGCATGCAGGAACATTGGACCCACTAGCCACAGGCCTCCTCATCCTGTGCACAGGGGCTTATACCAAGCGCATACAGGAAATACAGGACGCAGATAAAACCTACATCGCCGAAATCACCTTTGGCGCTACAACAGACACCTACGATGCGGAGGGCAGCCTAACCCCCGGCCAAGACCCCGCCGGCCTGACTGAGGAAAAAGTAAAAGAGGCCCTACAAGCGTTTGTAGGACCGATCCTACAGATGCCCCCTGCCTTCTCGGCCCTGAAGGTAAAGGGGAAACGAGCCTACGAGCTGGCCCGTGCGGGCCAAACACCCGAGCTGAAAGCCCGAGCCATACACATACACAGCCTGGAGCTAAGCCACTGGGCGGGGCCGGTGGCAGTGGTGCAGGTGCAGTGTAGCAAGGGTACCTATATACGCAGCCTGGCGCACGACCTGGGGCAGGCCCTGGGCACCGGTGCCTACCTGAGCGGCCTACGGCGCACCGCCATAGGCACCTATAGCGTGGCGCAGGCCCTAAGCCCGGAGGCCTACCTGGCCCGGTTTGGGGCACAGGCCCGGACCGACCTGTAGTAGGCGGGGCTTTACCATCCCCCATCTTCCAGCAGCCCAGCCCGGGGCGAAAACAAAAAGGCCCGGCTATGCGCCAGGCCTCTCTATTGTTTCGCGGGGTGGAACCAGGCTAGGATACCAGTGCGCCCTCTATCTTCTTTTTCAGCACAGGCTTGGGCGCAGCGCCTACCTGTTTGTCTATCATTTCGCCGCCCTTAAACAGCATCAAGGTCGGGATGGAAGTAATGCGGAAATGCTGGCTGATGGCGGGATTCGCATCCACGTCCAGCTTGCCAATTACCACGGTACCCTTGTACTCATCGGCCAACTCCTCCAGGGCGGGGGCTATTGCCAGGCAGGGGCCGCACCACTGTGCCCAGAAGTCTACAAAAACGGGTTTTTCGCTCTTCAGTACAAGTTCCTCGAAGTTTGCGTCGGTCAATTCTACAGTGTGTTGTCCCATTTTACTTAAGATTATAACGAATATTGAGATGATCCAGAGAATTCAGCAGCTCGCTACTGGCCCGCACTTTTAGCTGGTGCGCGTGTAGCTGCAGGGGGCCTTTTATGTCGCTGTCAAATATAACGAACTCAACAGGCTTATCCCCCTTAAAGTTCTCAAAAAGTTGAATTAGTTGCATACTGAAACTGGTATTGATTTGCTCGAGCGACAGCTGTAGTTCCAGCAGCTTCACCTTTCGTTCCAGCAGGCCCTCCAGGCGGCTCACGTCTTTTACTTTCAGCTCATACTCTTCACTGTTGTAGTAGCGGCTTTCCCACAGGGCCTCCACCAGCACGCAGTTGTTTATGCTTAGGGCACCCTTTATCTTGTCGTAGGCATCGCCAAAGACGGTAAACTCCCTGCTACCGCTAAAGTCCTCGAGCACAAAGGAGCCGAAGGTATTGCCCTTTTTGCTGGTGCGCTCTCGTGCGGCGGTAATGATGCCCGCCAGTAGCACTTTTCCGCCATTGGCCTCCTCGGGCAGGGTGGCTATCTCGGTGGCCTTGGCTGCCAGGATCTCGGCGCGAAAGCTATCCAGCGGATGGCCGCTGAGGTAGAAGCCGATGACATCCTTTTCTCGGTTGAGCTGCTCCATGGTGCCCCAGGCCTCTCGCTGTGGCAGGATAGGCTCCATAGCCTCGGGGAGGCCAGTGCCAGTGGCATTACCACCACCAAAGAGGCTGGTCTGTGCACTACTCTTTTGTGCCTGCACGCGGTTGCCATAGGTGGCTACCAACTCGGCCCCGCTCATCTCGGCATCTTTCTCATTGGCCTTGAAAAACTGGGCCCGGTGCACGCCCGAAAAGCAGTCTAGCGCCCCGGCCATGGCCAGGGCCTCCAGCACGCGGCGTCCGCCCAGGCGCTTGGGGTCTACACGCGCGGCCAGGTCGAATACCGAGGCATAGGCACCGCCTTCCTTTCGGGCCTCTACAATGGCCTCGCAGGGCCCCTCGCCCACCCCCTTGATGGCACCCAGGCCGAAACGGATGGTCTGATCATCCTGCACGCTGAAGCGAATAACGCTGTGGTTTACACTAGGGGGTAGCACCTGGATGCCCATCCGGCGGCACTCTTCCATAAAGAAGGTAATCTTGTCAGTATTATCCAGGTTATGGCTCAGGATGGCTGCCATATACTCAGCCGGATAATTGGCCTTCAGGTAGGCGGTACGAAAAGCCAGGATGGAGTAAGCCGCGGCGTGGCTTTTGTTGAAGCCATAGCCGGCAAACTTGGCCATGATGTCGAACACCTCTCCGGCTTTATCAGCATCGGCGGTGCCCTGCTGTGCACAGCCTGCTATGAAGCTGGTGCGCTCCTGGGCCATCACCTCCGCTTTTTTCTTGCCCATGGCCCGGCGCAGCAGGTCGGCCTGGCCCAGGCTATAGCCCGCCATGGCCTGGGCGCACTGCATTACCTGCTCCTGATACACCATAATGCCATAGGTCATATTCAGGATAGGCTCCAGGCGCGGGTGGGGATACTCCACGGGGTCTATGCCATTTTTGCGATTTATGAAGAGAGGTATGTAGTCCATTGGCCCCGGTCGGTACAGGGCATTCATGGCTATCAGGTCTTCGATGTTGGTGGGCTTCAGCTGGCGCAGGTACTTGCGCATGCCGTCGCTCTCAAACTGGAAGGTGCCTACGGTGTCTCCCTGCTGGTACAGTTCGTAGGTTTTGGCATCATCCAGGGGGATGTGGTCTGCATCTATGTCTTTTCCGTGCCGCTCCTTTATCAGCCTACAGGCTGTTTTGATGATCGAGAGCGTTTTCAGGCCCAGGAAGTCCATTTTCAGCAGTCCGGCGGCCTCGGCCATGGGGCCTTCGTACTGGGTGGTTACCACATTGTCTCGCGTGCTCATGGCCACGGGCGCATAGTCGCTGATGGTGCCTGGCGCTATAATGACCCCGGCAGCGTGTATGCCTGTCTGGCGTGTGGTTCCCTCCAGCGTCAGGGCATAGCGCATCATCTTTTGCACAGCGGGGTCGGGGCTTTCCAGGGCTTCTTTCAGGTGGCCATAGTGGTCGGGGTTGTCTTCGCGGGTTAGCGCTTTGGCAAAGGTGATGCCCGGGCGCTCGGGTATGTACTTGGCTATCTTGTTCACCTCGGCCAGGGGCACACCCAGCACGCGGCCCACATCGCGCAGGGCGGTCTTGGCCCCCATGGTACCGTAGGTGATGATCTGGCTCACGCTCTGCTGGCCATACTTTTCTACCACAAAGTCGATAACCTGCTGGCGGCCCTCGTCGTCAAAGTCCATATCGATATCCGGCGGGCTTACCCGCTCGGGGTTCAGGAAGCGCTCGAATAGCAGCTGGTACTGCAGCGGGTCTACGTCTATTATGCCAGTGGCATAGGCCACCACACTGCCTGCGGCACTACCCCGCCCGGGGCCTACCATTACCCCCCGCCTGCGGGCTTCGTTGGTTATCTCCTGTACGATGAGGAAGTAGCCGGCAAAGCCCATCTTCTGGATGATGGCCAGCTCGGTGTCTATGCGGTCGGCAATGTCGGTACGTAGCTCGCCGTACTTTTTGCGGGCACCCAGCAGGCTTAGGTGCCGCAGGTAGGCATCCATATCGGCATACTCCGGGGGTATCTGGTACACCGGCATCAGCAGCTTTCCGCCCAGGTCCAGGTTCAGGCTGCAGCTGTCGCTCAGGCGCAGGGTGTTCTCCAGTGCCTCGGGCACATCGGGGAAGAGGGCGGCCATTTCTTCTGCCCCTTTCAGGTAGAAGTTGGGGTTCAGGCTGCGGTCGTCATCACTTACGGTAAAGCGGAATCGGTTTGGGTCGTTGTAGTCGCTACCGGTCTGCAGGGCCAGCAGCAGGTCGTGGGCCTCGGCGTCCTGCTTTTCCACATAGTGTACATCGTTGGTACACAGCATGGGTACGTTGTACTTTGCGGCCCATTTTTTCAGCACGGCATTGCACTGGTGCTGCTGGGGTATGCCGTGGTCTTGTAGTTCTATGTAATAGTCGCTGCCAAATAGGTCCAGGTACCAGCGAAACACCGCCTCTGCGGCCTCCTCGCCCTGGTTCAGCAGGGTCTGGTTTATCTCGCTGGCCAGGCAGCAGGTGGTGGCTATCAGCCCCTGGTGGTGCCGCGCCAGTAGTTCTCGGTCTATGCGGGGGTTGTAGTTATAGCCCTCTGTAAAGCCCAGGCTGCTCAGCTTGCACAGGTTGTGGTAGCCTGTTTCGTCTTTGGCAAACAGGATCTGGTGGTAGGTGTAGTTGCCATTGGGGTTATGCTTGGTGTGCTTGGGCTCATGCAGGCTCTTGGCAGCCAGGTAAAACTCGCTGCCCACAATGGGCTTGATGCCTTCGGCCCGGCAGGCCAGCACAAAATCGGGCACGCCGTACATATTGCCGTGGTCGCTGATGCCCAGGGCGGGCATGCCACAGGCGCAGGCTTTTTTTACCAGCTTTTTTATTTTGCCGGCCCCGTCCAGCATGCTGTAGTCGGTGTGGTTGTGCAGCGATACGTATTGCATCTCGTAAAATTAGGGGTCAGCGGCCCAGCTTGCAATCTGGCCCGGATCAATTCAAACAAACAAACGGCTGCCCGGCTTTCAACAAAAAACCTGCGGGCATTTATGCCAGATATGCAGCAGTGGGGGGCAATCCCGCCCGGGGCTAGCCGCAGGCAGAGCGTGCGTCCGTATACGCCTTAGGAGAATTGCCGCAGGGCCTCTTCTATTTCCTGAAACGTGTTCATCACAAAAGGGCCATAACTGGCAATGGGCTCCTGTATGGGGCGTCCGGCCAGGAAGAGCAACTGGCAGTCTGTTTCGGCGCGGATCTCCACCTGGGCGGCTTCATCCGCATACAGGGCCAGGTCATAGGCCTCCAGGCTTTCGCCCGCACTCTGCACCCTGCCCTCCAGCACGTACAGTTGGGCCGTGTAGCCGTCGGGCAGGCTCAGGGCTATCTGTGCGTGGGGCCGGGCCAGCAGGTGGGCTATTACCACGGGGGTCTTTACGGGCGCTGGGCCGTCCAGGCCATTCAGCTGGCCAGCCAGCAGGCGCAGGGTGTAGTCGGCAGTGCTTTGCTCCGGCACATCGGCACGCTGGTAGGCACTATATTCGGGTGGGTCTTGCTTGTTGGCAGCGGGCAGGTTCACCCACAGCTGCACCCCGTGTATGCGGCCTGTTTCCCGGCTTGGGCCTATCTCCTCTGCATGCCAGATGCCACCGGCGGCATTTACCCACTGGG
Above is a genomic segment from Bacteroidota bacterium containing:
- a CDS encoding tungsten formylmethanofuran dehydrogenase — translated: MPQSSLQAVSIPRETLLRAWKHMSYVQEMARVYDQNRAVAHYVHSTSRGHEAIQLACAYLLAAHDFVYPYYRDESILLGIGKTPYELMLQLLAKRDDPFSGGRTYYAHPSLRDADRPKIPHQSSATGMQAIPATGAAHGIKYLEQQGAASWDASTPPVVVCSIGDGAMTEGEVSEAMQMAILHQLPILYLVQDNNWGISASGDEMRAMDAVRFAQGFPGLETRRVDGADFEASYQLLAEVIGLIRKERRPFLVQANVPLLGHHTSGVRSEWYREAEEWSEAASQDPYPRFRQALLGSGVPVAELDQLAEEAFAEVRAAFEKARAAAEPTELFTHIYAPTPIHTEKGTREPAGAEKVVMVDAALHAMQEILEDVPESLLYGQDVGHRLGGVFREAATLAQKFGRDRVFNTPIQEAYIIGSTVGMSAVGAKPVVEVQFMDYIWPGLNQLFAELSRSYYLSNGKWNAQSLIRVPLGAYGSGGPFHSSSLESVIANIRGVKIAYPSNAADMKGLFKAAFYDPNPVVLLEHKGLYWSKVPGTKAAMTPEPDRDYVVPLGKGRVAQAADPQKLAEGDTCAVVTWGMGVHWALNASLQYPGQVEIVDLRSLEPLDWPLITEVVLRHGKVMVVTEEPAPNSFAEALTGRIATRFFTRLDAPVQLVGSENTPAIPLNSGLEAAYLPSAEKVAARLGELLAW
- a CDS encoding alpha/beta hydrolase; its protein translation is MKKMILTTTLIAGGLGAAWAQPHPQGQAQANKPVILIIHGFPGNASDWEETAAALSTHYRVLLPDLAGFGKQEARGLSFEQLWVDSQAQKLKNLLEQEQVENLYVLAHDYGVPVAISLRALIPNRIQKMVLTAGNLLSAPPLNLMMKATSKPLVGGPARALLFSAFSNNAMRKMGTRKGKHYPVKNTALERQAIKTIFGTALGDMKGYFMPIEQQARKTDIPVLLIWGEKDPFFPIEHTQRMQAALPQADLTTYAGVGHYCYLEEKTKFTEDVLNFFSK
- a CDS encoding RNA polymerase sigma factor, whose amino-acid sequence is MTVQEEQTLVRQAVAGSKEAVEKVVVYLQADLYNLSIRFLFDTEEGKDATQEILIRLITRLSTFEHKSRLKTWAWRIAKNYLINYKESRKTAQNGFSFEAFSAYLQQDSAQDAYAGPDGPLLELEVKLSCSTALLQCLSREQRIAYLLGELFELGSEEGAYVTDTRPENFRKRLSVARERIRGFMQDNCGIVNPDRACRCQKRIQAGLDSQRIKPGKLNFVGALSQEETVRQVEGLASLAALYHTQPKYQVPGALQDAVRALIASRKFDVLS
- a CDS encoding permease-like cell division protein FtsX is translated as MKPNATPVISSTVNNTLILFFVGLFFFIALAANVLVDFASNSLVVKVVVSDNMTKAEANDFIQRLMKTSYAERAQFVSKEEALQRFKDKADLAEVMGENNPLPATVELYVKKEYLNEADMEAITKKLVQTPEVYDVYYPRTMIKNVVENRALFQVLAGTVGLILIVVAFFLIMNTVQLGIYSKRMMIRSMQLIGATSRYIRAPFLRSGMLQGLVAGTLASALIFVLLQGLASFMPAAAVLIYRPEVFALYFCLILAGVLLGWFSSTVAVNRFLNKNLDEIV
- a CDS encoding DUF3098 domain-containing protein, producing MSKKTNGKKPQVLKTPIGQKATPGHTEKRGHRSPAMQHMPFVRENFVHLGIGIALLIIGYLFMSDDTFTDAAEFSTALYIAPFFTIGGYVYILFAILRGHRKRIGGRGQNEQQEN
- a CDS encoding undecaprenyl-diphosphate phosphatase, which codes for MSVLEAFLLGILQGLTEFLPVSSSGHLELGKVWLDVSNANDTTFTVVAHAGTALSTIIVFWDRVKQLLLAPFHSRKSESFQYLLFVLIAAVPVVVLGLLARDAVDALFNGNLLLVGSCLLVTSGLLFFASRARDRGGEVTGRSAWIIGLAQAVAVLPGISRSGATISTALMLGIRRDRAARFSFLIVLIPIFGVMGLDGLKLATGAETLKLGWAPLLTGFITSFFVGLLACRWMVRIVQRGGLVPFSLYCLLVGLVTLYFGFAG
- the truB gene encoding tRNA pseudouridine(55) synthase TruB — its product is MSRTADKPDYAAGAVILIDKPTGWTSFDVVAKLRNGLKVKKIGHAGTLDPLATGLLILCTGAYTKRIQEIQDADKTYIAEITFGATTDTYDAEGSLTPGQDPAGLTEEKVKEALQAFVGPILQMPPAFSALKVKGKRAYELARAGQTPELKARAIHIHSLELSHWAGPVAVVQVQCSKGTYIRSLAHDLGQALGTGAYLSGLRRTAIGTYSVAQALSPEAYLARFGAQARTDL
- the trxA gene encoding thioredoxin, producing MGQHTVELTDANFEELVLKSEKPVFVDFWAQWCGPCLAIAPALEELADEYKGTVVIGKLDVDANPAISQHFRITSIPTLMLFKGGEMIDKQVGAAPKPVLKKKIEGALVS
- the dnaE gene encoding DNA polymerase III subunit alpha — protein: MQYVSLHNHTDYSMLDGAGKIKKLVKKACACGMPALGISDHGNMYGVPDFVLACRAEGIKPIVGSEFYLAAKSLHEPKHTKHNPNGNYTYHQILFAKDETGYHNLCKLSSLGFTEGYNYNPRIDRELLARHHQGLIATTCCLASEINQTLLNQGEEAAEAVFRWYLDLFGSDYYIELQDHGIPQQHQCNAVLKKWAAKYNVPMLCTNDVHYVEKQDAEAHDLLLALQTGSDYNDPNRFRFTVSDDDRSLNPNFYLKGAEEMAALFPDVPEALENTLRLSDSCSLNLDLGGKLLMPVYQIPPEYADMDAYLRHLSLLGARKKYGELRTDIADRIDTELAIIQKMGFAGYFLIVQEITNEARRRGVMVGPGRGSAAGSVVAYATGIIDVDPLQYQLLFERFLNPERVSPPDIDMDFDDEGRQQVIDFVVEKYGQQSVSQIITYGTMGAKTALRDVGRVLGVPLAEVNKIAKYIPERPGITFAKALTREDNPDHYGHLKEALESPDPAVQKMMRYALTLEGTTRQTGIHAAGVIIAPGTISDYAPVAMSTRDNVVTTQYEGPMAEAAGLLKMDFLGLKTLSIIKTACRLIKERHGKDIDADHIPLDDAKTYELYQQGDTVGTFQFESDGMRKYLRQLKPTNIEDLIAMNALYRPGPMDYIPLFINRKNGIDPVEYPHPRLEPILNMTYGIMVYQEQVMQCAQAMAGYSLGQADLLRRAMGKKKAEVMAQERTSFIAGCAQQGTADADKAGEVFDIMAKFAGYGFNKSHAAAYSILAFRTAYLKANYPAEYMAAILSHNLDNTDKITFFMEECRRMGIQVLPPSVNHSVIRFSVQDDQTIRFGLGAIKGVGEGPCEAIVEARKEGGAYASVFDLAARVDPKRLGGRRVLEALAMAGALDCFSGVHRAQFFKANEKDAEMSGAELVATYGNRVQAQKSSAQTSLFGGGNATGTGLPEAMEPILPQREAWGTMEQLNREKDVIGFYLSGHPLDSFRAEILAAKATEIATLPEEANGGKVLLAGIITAARERTSKKGNTFGSFVLEDFSGSREFTVFGDAYDKIKGALSINNCVLVEALWESRYYNSEEYELKVKDVSRLEGLLERKVKLLELQLSLEQINTSFSMQLIQLFENFKGDKPVEFVIFDSDIKGPLQLHAHQLKVRASSELLNSLDHLNIRYNLK